GCGTCCGCCGAGCCGGGCGCCAGCTCGTACGGGCGATGCTCGTGGAGGACCTTGGCCAGAAGATCGGCCGCGACGATGGCTTGCCAGGCGCGTTTGCGCAGGGTAGTGGGATCGTCGCCGAACATCGAGTAGGAGTCGTCCGTTCCCGGGGAAACCAGACGAACCTCGGCGAGTCCTTCCTCGGCGAGGATCTGCCTCTGCAGCACGCTGACCTGGCCGAACCGGCACGGACCGGGCCCGGCGGGCATGAAGAACACCGCACGGTTCCGGTCGAATCCGGGCTCCCGGCATTTCCTCAACATGTCGCCCGTGCAGAGGAAGCAGGGGAGGCACTCACGTCCGTGGCACAGACCCAGCCCAATGTTCATGGACTCCTGGTCCGGTGGCGGCAGAACCTGGGCGGCGATGCCCATACCCCGCATGGCCGCGGCCACGGGCCTGGCGTGATCGGACATGTAAGGAATGAAGACGATATCGGTGCCCGGCTCGACCCGCGTCTTCACGATCCCACCCCAGCCGAGATGTTGAGACTGTCGAGAAAAGCCTCACATCGGGTCACGATCCCGGCCTCGGCCGTATGGTCATCGACCTCGAGCTCGAGGAACGGCTTGGAGCCCATCATCCGCCGGAAGAAGCTGATGATGAACGAGTCGGGGCCGCAGTTGAAGCTCGTCAGGTAGATTGCCTGCAAACGTTCGTCGGCGGCGATGATCTTCGCCGCGGCCAGGATGTCCTGTCCGCTTCGCCAGAACATGTCATTGTGAACTTCGGTAACGTCCACGGACGCGAGCGGAAGGAAGTCCATCGGAATGGGCAACACCCCCAGCTTTCGCAGCTTGAGCGGAAGGTCCTGACAGACTCCCGGGTCACAACTGTTGTAGGGCCGGCCTACGATGACCACCGCCGGGGGCCCCGACCCCAACGAGCTCAACACCTCCGCGCCGCGGCTCCGAACCCTTGCGTAGAAATCCTCCTGGGCCCTGGCGCCTTCGTGCGCCGCTTTCATGACGCGCCGGATCGGAATCCCCAGCTGCTCGGCCAGCGGCCGCAACTCCCGCTTTCGCGAATGCGTCTGCATCATGTGCAGCGGGAATTTGATCGGACGAGGCCCGTGCTTCTCGATGTCCAGGTGGGCCATCACCATCTCGGGCGCAGCCGGAATGTATGGGCAGTAGTGATTCCGGATCTGCCCGGGCGCCGTGTTCTCGCGATCGATGATGCTCGGCAGGAAGACGAAGTCCAGGTCCCGCCCCAGCAGATCCATGACGTGCCCGAACATGAGCTTTACCGGAAAGCACGTCTCCGCTGCGGCGCTCTGCTGCGTGTACCTGATGATGTCCGGATTGGTGACCTCGGACAGGATCAGGTCCATGTCCAGGTCCTGAAAGAAGCGCCACCAGTAGGGGAAGAGATCGTGGAAGATGAGGGCTCGGGGGAGTCCGACCCGTGGCCTGCCGAGCGTCCGAGGCCTGGAGTCATCGTAGCCGGCGAAGAGCATGTCCGAGCGCTCGCCGAACAGGTCGGGGATCGCATGGTGCAGACCCACCTTCGCGCGGCCGGCCTCTTCGAACTTGTCGCAACGCGCGCCATAGAAGATCGGCGGATCGTCGCCGATCACCACCTTCTTCACCTCGCAGAGGTTGGGGCAGGCCTTACATACGAACACTTCCGAGTCGTAGGCGTAGTTGGCCAGGTCGAAACCACGGAACGTGGTTCCTGCGCCCGGACCGCGACTCTCCATTTCCTCTCGTGCCAGGATGGCCGCGCCGATCGCGCCCGTGACGTCGTTGTGGGCCGGGACGGTGATGGAGCGGCCCGTCACCGACTCGAAGGCCGCCGCGACACTCGCGTTCGAAGCCACGCCGCCCTGGAAAAAGATCCGGTTGCCTATCGGCCGCGTGTTGACGACGCGATTCAGGTAGTTGTTGACGATGGAGTAGGCGAGACCCGCCGTGAGATTCTCGACCGATGCGCCACGTTGCTGGTGGTGCACCAGGTCGGACTCCATGAACACGGTGCAGCGCTCACCGAGGCAGGCGGGCGCCGGGGCATGGCCGGCCAGTTGTTCGAAGTCATCTCTTATGGAAATCTGGAGGCGGTCGGCCTGCTCCTCCAGGAAGGAGCCGGTACCTGCCGCACAGGCGTTGTTCATCGCGAAATCCACGACAGCACCGTGGTGCATGCGGATGTACTTGCTGTCCTGACCACCGATCTCGAAGATGGTGTCCACTTCGGGATCCGTGGCCGCGGCGGCTCGCGCCTGCGAGGTGATCTCGTTCCGGATCACGTCGGCACCGACATAGTGGCCGGTCAGATACCGGCCGGAGCCGGTCGCCCCCACCGCCAGGACGCGCACGTGCTCGCCGACCTCCTCGTCGACCTCGGCGAGTCCTCGTTGGACCGCTTCCAATGGCCTTCCGGCCGTTGGCAGATAACGCCGCGCAAGCACTCGATCGTCGTCGTCTATCAACACGATGTTCGTGCTCAATGAGCCGACGTCCACGCCCATATAGGTGGGAATGGCCGGTTGCTGTCCGTTGAGTATCGACCTCCAACCCTGCCCGCCGGCGTTGTAGACGGGAAGAGACAACGGCGCCAGGCTGCGCTCCTCCGTCTTCCCTGATCGCAGGAACTCCTCGAGCGGCTCGAAGCCATGAAACGCTTGGACGCGGCCTTCACGGGTCTCGTCCCTGACCGTCAGGGCCGCTCCGATCGCCGCCATCTGATCCCGGTGCTCGGGAATGATCAGCCCGCCCGGCTCCAGACGCAGCACGCTTTCGAAGGCACGGGTGACCGCGTCGTTGAACGCGACCCCGCCCTGAAAGAGGATTGGCGGTACGAAGGATTTCCCCTTCCCGATGATCGTCTTGAAGTTGCGCGCCAAAGCCAGGCACAGCCCGGCCAGGATCTCGGATAGTGGGGTCCCTTCTTGCTGGAGGTGGATCATGTCCGACTTGGCGAACACGGTGCAGCGCCCCGCGATGCGGGCGGGCGTTTCGGCGGCCAACGCGATACGGGCGAATTCGCCGTCGATCTCGATGCCCAGCCTTTCGGCTTGCTGGTCGAGGAATGATCCCGTGCCCGCAGCGCAGAGGGCGTTCATGGCGAAGTCCACCAGCACCATCTGTCGGCTGTTCTCGTCCCACTGGAGGGAGAGGAACTTGCTGTCCTGGCCCCCGATCTCGATGACCGTGCGCGCCTCCGGGTGGTATTCGCCCACGGCCCGCGCTTGAGTCACGAGCTCGTTGGCGTGAAAGCCTCCGATGAGCCGTTTGATGCGTTCCCCGCCCGAGCCGGTCAGGCCCACGCCGCGGACGGTCGCGTCGGGAAAGTCCCTGGGCAGGACCCGACTGGCGTCGAGGACTGTCTGACGAGGGTTTCCGTGAGAGCGGCGGTACTGGTGCGAGAGCAGGGCGCCGTTCTCGTCGAGCACTACCAGCTTGACGGT
The genomic region above belongs to Gemmatimonadota bacterium and contains:
- a CDS encoding acyl-CoA dehydratase activase; translation: MGDVYLGLDVGSTTVKLVVLDENGALLSHQYRRSHGNPRQTVLDASRVLPRDFPDATVRGVGLTGSGGERIKRLIGGFHANELVTQARAVGEYHPEARTVIEIGGQDSKFLSLQWDENSRQMVLVDFAMNALCAAGTGSFLDQQAERLGIEIDGEFARIALAAETPARIAGRCTVFAKSDMIHLQQEGTPLSEILAGLCLALARNFKTIIGKGKSFVPPILFQGGVAFNDAVTRAFESVLRLEPGGLIIPEHRDQMAAIGAALTVRDETREGRVQAFHGFEPLEEFLRSGKTEERSLAPLSLPVYNAGGQGWRSILNGQQPAIPTYMGVDVGSLSTNIVLIDDDDRVLARRYLPTAGRPLEAVQRGLAEVDEEVGEHVRVLAVGATGSGRYLTGHYVGADVIRNEITSQARAAAATDPEVDTIFEIGGQDSKYIRMHHGAVVDFAMNNACAAGTGSFLEEQADRLQISIRDDFEQLAGHAPAPACLGERCTVFMESDLVHHQQRGASVENLTAGLAYSIVNNYLNRVVNTRPIGNRIFFQGGVASNASVAAAFESVTGRSITVPAHNDVTGAIGAAILAREEMESRGPGAGTTFRGFDLANYAYDSEVFVCKACPNLCEVKKVVIGDDPPIFYGARCDKFEEAGRAKVGLHHAIPDLFGERSDMLFAGYDDSRPRTLGRPRVGLPRALIFHDLFPYWWRFFQDLDMDLILSEVTNPDIIRYTQQSAAAETCFPVKLMFGHVMDLLGRDLDFVFLPSIIDRENTAPGQIRNHYCPYIPAAPEMVMAHLDIEKHGPRPIKFPLHMMQTHSRKRELRPLAEQLGIPIRRVMKAAHEGARAQEDFYARVRSRGAEVLSSLGSGPPAVVIVGRPYNSCDPGVCQDLPLKLRKLGVLPIPMDFLPLASVDVTEVHNDMFWRSGQDILAAAKIIAADERLQAIYLTSFNCGPDSFIISFFRRMMGSKPFLELEVDDHTAEAGIVTRCEAFLDSLNISAGVGS